CGAGCCTGTAAGGAACTTTCCCAGACCACACGGACAGCTTACGGGCCCAATGGTAAGTGCATCAATACGTTGTTTATCCATACGGAGAAGACTTTCTATGATGCTCTCCTCTCTTATTTCCAAGGCATGAATAAAATGGTCATCAACCACTTGGAGAAACTGTTTGTTACCAATGACGCTGCCACCATCCTCAGAGAGCTGGAAGTAAGCAACATCCTTATTTTTTCTAATTATGGGTAATATGTATATTATGGTTCTGTAATTACCTGTCAGATAAAACCCAATGTGTTCAGTTTGCTGGTTCCTTCTCTCTGTATAAAAGGGTGTACCTCAGGTTTCCATATTAGGTTTGTTGTGGTTTTCCATTATGTAAATAATCCTTGTGACAGGCCTTGAATTTGAACTTTTTAACGTCAAGGCAAgttttgccttaaaggagggctcatattttagggcagcaAGGCAAACATTCTTTTATTTCGAAgcgtataatatatataacacgaaacaattacgttacaattgtccattatagggatgtcacggtgtctcaaaatgttcaaaaactacttaccgtatttccttgaatagccgcaggggcgttaattaatttaaaacctcctgtcagtcctgcgtttaccggaaaccggcgggatggccgtgcatgcggtaattgttttaaaacctcttctcactccggcgtttaccaaaaggaatccataaaatttagacgtgcgctttgagtgtgatgtaagcataccatcatgaaaagcacatttaattaaaaaaaacgttattatggtcttacctgtacttataaatggagtccatttgcagctccttctgaccaaaagcatcgataacttgtttatagaagtcttccttattttcttttttccgttttaaaagtctctgtctcgatggagatattcctttaattattacctcctgcttccattgaaagtccagtttagaaaactgttttattttagataccggtatgtaatcctccatgttagaaggaaGAAGAAATAAATCTcctgctgcgtgtgttcacttcttctgcagtaccggaagtcacaagaaggatcactagcacggcagcgccctctaccaccaggaggcgggagtcatttaatgacttatacagtatttgatacacgcagctacggtatattaataaaacatagctgcttactgttctctttagcatactgtaccggtattcaatagcttggaccttaaatcctactcaatagctctttatcttttttcctttgtgcgattgtaaactactgaaagcagcttcctccattttgaaaatgaggacaagtaaagcgtcactcgtgacgtaacaaatttgacccggtggaagttctagccatatgctaaatattttgcgaaacgagtttgactcggtgaaaattatagacatgcgataataaaattaatattttgcgaaacgaatttgatccggcttcaataataaaccggcgataaggccaagcatgcgttaattattttgagaaaggagtttgacccggcagtaattctagacgtacgaatactatattccctgcgccaattcaaggaaatacggtatactgaAATCCTTTtaaccaaattttattttttttcaaacacacacattcaaaatgtatatatgtacctcGAGTAGAAagctgaatgtgcatatgaaagcaacacaagcattataaatgcgttaaaatgtaatatcggaaattatcggtatcgttttttttttttatcagtatcgtttttttttgtttttttatttttttatttatttaattaaatccacataaaaaacacaagatacacttacaattagtgcaccaagccaaaaaacctccctcccccattcacacaaaagggttgtttctttctgttattaatattctgcttcctacattatatatcaatatatatcaatacagtctgcaagggatacagtccgtaagcacacatgattgtgcgtgctgctgctccactaatagtactaacctttaacacttcattttacaaattttcattaattactagtttctatgtaactgtttttatattgttgtactttctttttgattcaagaaaatgtttttaatttatttatcttattttatttgaatcattttttttaaaaagtaccttatcttccccatacctggttgtccaaattagacataataatgtgttaattccacgacagtatatatcggttgatatcggtatcggttgatatcggtatcggtaattaaagagttggacaatatcggaatattggatatcggcaaaaagccattatcggacatccctaatattgatacataatgtccacattactgaagacgccgcaccaacccgacctcggataagcgtaagaagatggatggatggatgatatataatgtaggaaccagaatatttttttatgttgatttaatataagaataaaaccgataccgataataaaaaaaacgataccgataatttccgatattacattttaaagcatttatcggccgatattatcggacatctgtaatcaaaacaacactaagttAAAGTACATTGTTTGTACAGAactccactacaatagttaaaaacaaataaagtgcacttttgtgcatgatgtcacacaagatatttcaataagtgtcaaataaaaatgagctgcataataggaaatcaaatagtgtctgtccttcactatgtggtaggttcctgcggacgttatctccttctgttgttgactatttgtttcatacggtgttgatgtggaaatggttgcctctgcattttgttggtgtggcaccgaacggagatgttgacatgcggagtttcaagcccTCCTCattctagcaggtgacttttcaaatgatgctacatcaTTTAACCGCTTTTGccgcacacttgacaaattacggttgtctgttcgacatcttcccgcttgaagccaaaccaccgccagacgatggaccccctgctgtttttcttgggaattaattcttccttcatttgttaccagattcgcgccttctttctctcgtattaccactcgcaccacagctaacgttacccatgccgctacccctctgctccgcgagggcgtgtacgtatgtgacgtatgtaagaaggtgcgcttgttttatgtctctgagaaggagagacaagaaagagtgagaaacgcgtacagtgtaatgcccgcagctaaaagcaactgcgtgagaacgtatactccaatatcaccatatagtcatttctatatcgcacagagacaaacccgcaatatatggAGTGTATTCCCTACATATGATATCCAACTGCTCATGATTGATTGAGTCATCTCTCGTGTCGTTAGGTGCAGCATCCAGCCGCCAAAATGATCGTCATGGCGTCCTACATGCAAGAGCAAGAGGTGGGAGACGGCACCAACTTTGTGCTGGTGTTTGCCGGCGCCCTGCTGGAGCAAGGCGAGGAGCTCCTCCGAATGGGCCTCTCCGTGTCCGAGGTGCGTAGCAACAGACCCGTCCGTCAAATGTGTCCCTGTCGGGAATAAACGAGGAGCCGTGTCGCCGCAGGTGATTGAAGGCTACGAGAAGGCCTGCAAGAAGGCCCTGGAGATCCTGCCCGACTGCGTGTGTTCCTCGGCCAAGAACCTCCACGACATGAAGGAAGCCACAGCGTTGATTCGCACGGCCGTCATGAGCAAACAGTACGGAAACGAGGACTTCTTGGCCAGCCTCATCGCCCAGGCGTGTGGTGAGTGAAACTTCTTTAGTCCTTTGAcccatatttggcattttgacatatatatatttttttgtacaaccgaactacatcagcagatacaaaatatacacatatgataccagtatttaccgtatttttcggactataaatcacagtttttttcatagtttggccgggggtgtgacttatactctggagcgacttatgtgtgaaattaacacattaccgtaaaatatcaaatattattatttttctcattcacgtaagagactagacgtatatcagcaatcgtcacacacagtcaaccaataaaaatttggcgggggcgggttatggcagaagtgcattgtctacctttggagttggcagagttgtttagaagcaacACAGAGGAAGAACAtttatgggatttagcgattaggagtgacagattgtttggtaaacgtataacatgttctatatgttatagttatttgaatgactcttaccataatatgttacgttgacataccagttggttatttatgcctcatataacgtacacttattcagcctgttgttcactattcttgatttattttcaattgcctttcaaatgtctattctcggtgttgaattttatcaaataaatttcccccaaaaatgcaacttatactctagtgcaggggtcaccaacctttttgaaagcaagagctacttcttgggtagtgattaatgcgaagggctaccagtttgatacacacttaaataaattgccagaaatagccaattttctcaatttacctttaactttatgttattattaataattaatgatatttacacttaattgaacggtttaaaagaggagaaaacacgaaaaaaatgacaattaaattttgaaacatagtttatcttgaatttcgactctttaaaattcaaaattcaaccgaaaaaaagaagagaaaaactagctaattcgaatctttttgaaaaaattaaaaaaaagaacttatggaacatcattagtaatttttcctgattaagattaattttagaattttgatgacatattttaatggttaaaatccaatctgcactttgttagaatatataacaaattggaccaagctatatttctaacaaagacaaatcattatttcttctagattttccagaacaaaaattttaaaagaaattcaaaagactttgaaataagatttaaatttgattctacagattttctagatttgccagaataatttttttgaattttaatcataataagtttgaagaaatatttcacaaatattcttcgtcgaaaaaacagaagctaaaatgaagaattaaattaaaatgtatttaatattctttacaataaaaaaaaattattacttgaacattgatttaaattgtcaggaaagaagaggaaggaatttaaaaggtaaaaaggtatatgtgtttaaaaatcataaaataattttttaggttgtaatttttctctaaaattgtctttctgaaagttataagaagcaaagtcaaaaaattaatgaatttatttaaacaagtgaagaccaagtctttaaactatttccttggattttcaaattctatttgagttttgtctctcttagaattaaaaatgtcgggcaaagcgagaccagcttgctagtaaataaatacaatttaaaaaatagaggcagctcactggtaagtgctgctatttgagctatttttagaacaggccagcgggctactcatctggtccttacgggctacctggtgcccgcgggcaccatgttggtgacccctgatatagtgcaacttaaatgttttttccttctttatcatgcattttcggccggtgcgatttataatccacaAAATACGGTAGTAAAGTAGCTGGAATTACCCATTGTTCAAGCACCAACCTGTTCCCCCTCCATGAGAAAAGTtcccttttttaattcatttaggaATAAATGTCAAAATTTGCGCTTTTTTGCAGAGAAATCCTGTTTTTGTCCATCTTTCTTGGCGTCTTCCCAGTCCCGTTTAGTTTGTTTTGGCTACTGCAGCGACCGCATCCTTTAAAAAGTCTCCATCCGCAACACTCGGCGCGTGGGCTTGTCAAAGGAGCGCCACGAGTTTCATGTTCCGTCATTCCATCAAATAACGCGACCGAGCTGGATAGACATGAAGACGACAGAAGAGATATCTCTGACAACAatgcaaactttgtgtaaatattaggggtgtaacggtacgtgtatttgtattgaactgtttccgtacgggggttccggttcggtgcggaggtgtaccgaacgagtttccacacggacatattaagtagcgtaacgcacgttgtgtaaacaatgcacaccgaggcacaacacacggcatgctagcagctaacgggctgtcctcttttcaccggacatgtcctcttttgtggagctgtcagggcggagtttcttaaatgcctcaaatgtccggcattttgagttagggttgcatgtattttcaatgtacgttcagggttaagaaggggttaaaaacaaaacagattgtgcgcacagcagcattggtgagggaggggcagagacagagagagttatgataaacatgCATTcgttgccaggctctgctttttagccATGTTTTATCagatgtaatgttttattatctatagcaggggtatcaaaagtgtgccccggaggccatttgtggcccacagctaatgttttaaaggcccacagcacagtctaaaaatactattcaaataaacaaaaacataacaaaagtgaaataaaaaaggttaaatgtaatttagaaaaagttgcaatgttgactaataaaacaaagctatgttattatgaattattgacctatccaaggttcccattacttcacatgaaatattccactaagaaaaatatttttggtggaagattttgcaaatttggtaaataaataacccaaaaatgtatattttgttgttttcttactgtaccaaaaatgaaccgaaccgtgacctctaaaccgaggtacataccgaaccgacatttttgtgtaccgttacacccctagctatAGCACAAACACACCTTTTTAGTATCTCCACTTGTGTTCAATGAAAACAgtttgttgaacacaaaacattatagcCTTTAgcggagaaaaatccataaattagccgcactgttttataagccgcagggtttaaagcgtgaagaaaaagtagcagctcatagtctggaatttacggtaaatgTTACCAATATTTCAGGGTTGAAATCTTACAACGTATTAAATCAATAAACTGCTATAAAATGGAGTAGATggtgagttgttgttgtttttcccaggagatttaccatatttagacaacaacaacaacaactcaccATCTACTCCATTTTATAGCAGCAAATGTAACGTAATGAAGGTGTTTGATgttttttgctgctaaattaaacacaacataaaactactggtcccacctttcattaaaaaaaatcatgttaaaaaacaactttaaagtcttgtccagctgtttactgacgtactcttcatgtttaaataacttttactgctcaTGAATATCCGCTCCAAATATCAGTTATCGGCCGCATTGACtattaattatcggtatcggccctgaaaaaaaccaTATCAGTCGATCTGTAATTTGGATGTGCCGTCTTTTAACCTTCTTGCTTTGTGTTTCAGTGTCCATCCTGCCAGAGTCTGGCAGCTTCAACGTGGACAGCGTCAGAGTGTGCAAGATCCTGGTGAGTATCCTCCAGTGATTGGATCGGTTCTGTCCGGCCTCCTTCCGAGTTCATGTTTGGTCTGTTTCAGGGTTGTGGAGTGACGGCGTCCTCCGTGCTGCACGGCATGGTGTTCAAAAAGGAGTTGGAGGGAGACGTCACTTCGGTTAAGGACGGCAAGATCGCCGTCTTCTCCTGCCCCTTTGACTGCATGGTCACAGAGACCAAGGTGAGCCAGCCCCCACATACTCACACTTCACACCTGAAGTCTGAAATGTTTGCCACGGTGGGAAGATTCAGGATACAGTTTCAAAGTCGTACGGTGCGTTCCATTTGTTCGCAtatatctagggatgatgtttgataagaaattatcgagttggagcctattatcgaatcctcttatcgaaccgattccttatggattctcttatggagtccagataggttgttgtatatggaaaaaaacacacaatatttggtttaacaaaagctcacttttattatataagaaaacaatttaatctaataaataaataaatattgactgttacccccctaaaaaataaaataaaataaataaatattgactgttgttacccaaagtatattaagtgggatttttcagaaaaacaaatatatacagtaacacaaaaacaagctgtctctgtgatcactataggtgtataaataataatatagtgttaaataaaatcagtcacttgggcacaaaactgaaaataatacagctctccaaaaagtgcacttctgctgctattggaacataactgtttgttatgatgctttgacatttttgcacttgatttctttattgaaagaaaattctatgaagaaaaaagttgtttgcaaatgtggttacaatgctaaaaaatgaaaagttaaagctaaaaaaagaaatacactttattgagtaaaCATTATTTctgtatagggggaaagatgttatgagctagagaatataacaactacactacccagcatgcaacgggagttacgagcatgcgcggtagccccgaaaagtgttgttgcatgttgccacgctgtgaaagtaaacgtcaagaactcggcCAACACGCcccgtctgcattatttataattagacagacaacacatatacagtgtgattttgtaacgtttacaaggaaagaaaaacaaaagttaaaaaagggagatgtgttgtatatatatgtatgtgctgcggtgttgtatatatatgtatgtgctgcagtgttgtatatatatgtatgtgctgcggtgttgtatatatatgtatgtgctgcggtgttgtatatatatgtatgtgctgtggttgttttaagaaggttgcgacagctgccgtaaaggaggtgcgttgctagcctggttgctatgtttccggttggtggtaaaagtgttggtcatgtgttctaccctgctaaaatctctcagtaaagttattcgatggattatagcttttgttttgaactttattacaccttggagcgctttttcccgtccattgttttcctgctttccctatctgcgcctaatgactgagctacgtgacgtcatttcttgtgatgtcacacgggattcgaataaagaaccaactcttttcctttactatagtggtctcgataacgggtaccggttctcaaaaagggattcgagtccgaggactctgttcttttcttatcaaacaaccgggaaaaccggtttcgagtatcatccctagttgccAATCAAATATATtccatttatttccacatacaaaagaggcctgggtcggacaTGAAACATtcagaattgcactgttcacattgacatgacaAAAGTTGATGCAGGTCGAATATGGCCCAACAAAtctgaattgacctgcagtgtgatgAACAAGGCCTAGCATAGAAGTTGTAAAACAACATTTTAGAAGGAGCAGCAACTTTAGTGATGCACCTTTTTGTGGTGGATGCGGTAATCCTGCCCTCAATGCagacttgcaggcactcacagAATGTCTCTGTGGCTGAACTACTGCTTACTGGGAGAATAAACACTAAGTTAATGAGATGATTTTTTTGGCATCTAAATATTTTTgaatcagactttttgtttgCTCTAATTCAACTTCTAAAAAAGTCTGCAGACGCATTTTGTTCAAATTCgtttttgaaaataattgttaGCCACACCGCTTAACCCTAATCAACAGCAATATTTGAAGTTTGAGCCGCCTTTCGTGTTTACTCACAGGGCACGGTGCTGATCAACAACGCCAAGGAGCTGATGGACTTCAGCAAGGGGgaggaggacatgatggaggcaCAGGTGAAGGCCATCAAGGAGGCGGGCGCCAACGTGGTGGTCACGGGTGGCAAAGTGGCCGACATGGCGCTGCACTACGCCAACAAGTACAAGCTCATGGTGGTCAGGTAGGAACGCCGCGTTCTGTTGGGTCATATTTATTTGATTGAATTAGAAAGGAGTGCCTCTAAAGAATGCTAGCAATTGGCAATTACAATAGTTATTGCAATAATGCCCCCTAGTGGCCGCGAGCAGTATCGGGACGTCTCGAATTGAATGCTTGTGATTTTATCGTCAAGGCAACCATATAACTATTATTTAATTCACACCAGTCTTTTATATTGTTATAGACAGTATATTTGAACATTTTCATTGCATTTCAGCCTTTTAACAGCAGTGTAACTTATTTACGCTTATCAAAGCTCTGAGAATTAGTCTGTTAAAAAATAGCAGTTATATTGGGAGTCAATGGGGCCGAAAGAGGTCTTTATTAGGGTCCGCTAgtaacctgtacaaaggactcccacagggagaactttgtacaggttacaaaggaacctattgaatttgtaaggttttattattattattattatttttccgcagctttgcgcactactttgccccccttaacatgcttcaaaactcaccaatttttttacacacatacaaaaagtgggccaaaacaacttagtcaaaaaaccaaaccccaaaaatcaaaattgcgctctagcgccccctaggaaaaaacaaaaacaaactgcctgtaactcccactacgaaggtcgtagagacatgaaacaaaaacctgtatgtaggtctcctttagacctacaactcataatgacacattctcgggcgaaaaccaacaggaagttggcaatttcccattttagacaaaaatgtactcaaaacactgctttttacgtctttgacctctaatttgacccccttaaaatacttcaaaactcaccaaacttcttacacacatcgggactggtgaaaattgcgatctaaaaaaaaaaacgaaccccaaaactctaaattgtgctctacataatttttgaaaaaaactgctcctcagaggaaaactcagacaaaactgcttgtaacttccggtaggaatgtcttagagacatgaaagaaatacctctatgtaggtctcactcaggactaccactggacaaaagtattgggacacctaggactagcacctgccaaaatgcggacccgaccaacgctgcttgcagctttaatttatctTTATTATCCTATTCTAATAACGTGGCAATCAAAAACGCAATGCAACTAAAAAGAAAAACTAGTAAAAAAAACCTGCTAACCTTCAATTTGAACACTCATATCACATAAGGGATACATGTAATGCCCGTGTTGGGCCCTAGGGGTGCACAAGGATTCATAGAACTATAATAATGCGAATCAGGCAATATTTAAATGTCTCTTTGCGCTCCTTCAGGCTGAACTCCAAGTGGGACCTGAGGAGGTTATGCAAGACGGTGGGAGCTGTAGCTCTGCCCAGGCTGGTGAGTGTCCATTTTCTTTCATGTCCGCAGCTCCACTTTTCTTGACCCTCACATGGGGGATAAAAACAACAGTACAAATGTGAGGAAAAAAGACGTTATGAGGAAAAAGGGCAGAAAAAATGACGTGGaggacatttttatattttttttattttgtaaaaaaaaaaaaagaaatgctaCAAACATATCAAAATGTAGTTTTAGCTTTGTTATAAATGACAAATGTATTcgattactttttattttatttgtattattgattTGTCTTTGATGCGCCTGAAAGAgcagcacatcacagtagctcctttgatgtccttcattttactttatttttgctgttattctcaacttttcttgcttttttttaatcacttatcttttggaaaaaatttcccttgtg
This Entelurus aequoreus isolate RoL-2023_Sb linkage group LG05, RoL_Eaeq_v1.1, whole genome shotgun sequence DNA region includes the following protein-coding sequences:
- the cct8 gene encoding T-complex protein 1 subunit theta isoform X2, coding for MALHVPKAPGFAQMLKDGAKHYSGLEEAVFRNIRACKELSQTTRTAYGPNGMNKMVINHLEKLFVTNDAATILRELEVQHPAAKMIVMASYMQEQEVGDGTNFVLVFAGALLEQGEELLRMGLSVSEVIEGYEKACKKALEILPDCVCSSAKNLHDMKEATALIRTAVMSKQYGNEDFLASLIAQACVSILPESGSFNVDSVRVCKILGCGVTASSVLHGMVFKKELEGDVTSVKDGKIAVFSCPFDCMVTETKGTVLINNAKELMDFSKGEEDMMEAQVKAIKEAGANVVVTGGKVADMALHYANKYKLMVVRLNSKWDLRRLCKTVGAVALPRLTAPTPEEMGHCDSVYLTEVGDTQVVVFKHEKEDGAISTVVIRGSTENLMDDVERAIDDGVNTFKVLVRDKRLLPGAAATEIELAKQITSYGETCPGLEQYAIKKFAEAFEAFPRALAENSGVKANELISKMYSAHHEGNKNIGFDIEGDGPSVKDVVEGGILDPYLVKHWGIKLATNAAITVLRVDQIIMAKPAGGPKPPQGKKDMDEDD
- the cct8 gene encoding T-complex protein 1 subunit theta isoform X1, whose product is MALHVPKAPGFAQMLKDGAKHYSGLEEAVFRNIRACKELSQTTRTAYGPNGMNKMVINHLEKLFVTNDAATILRELEVQHPAAKMIVMASYMQEQEVGDGTNFVLVFAGALLEQGEELLRMGLSVSEVIEGYEKACKKALEILPDCVCSSAKNLHDMKEATALIRTAVMSKQYGNEDFLASLIAQACVSILPESGSFNVDSVRVCKILGCGVTASSVLHGMVFKKELEGDVTSVKDGKIAVFSCPFDCMVTETKGTVLINNAKELMDFSKGEEDMMEAQVKAIKEAGANVVVTGGKVADMALHYANKYKLMVVRLNSKWDLRRLCKTVGAVALPRLTAPTPEEMGHCDSVYLTEVGDTQVVVFKHEKEDGAISTVVIRGSTENLMDDVERAIDDGVNTFKVLVRDKRLLPGAAATEIELAKQITSYGETCPGLEQYAIKKFAEAFEAFPRALAENSGVKANELISKMYSAHHEGNKNIGFDIEGDGPSVKDVVEGGILDPYLVKHWGIKLATNAAITVLRVDQIIMAKPAGGPKTPQQRGHWDKDDWDEAPDQFDTHH